CATTAGTTCTCTTTGAGTTTCTTCGGTTATATTGAAATGTTTAAATAACCCTCTAATGATTCCTAAATGATTAATGTTTACATCAGCAGTAGTAATTCCTAAACTGTTAACTGCATCATTACATAAAGCTATAACTTCAGCTTCACCTTGAGGAGAGTTAGCACCAATTAATTCACATCCAAATTGCCAAAATTGCCTAAATCTTCCTTTTTGTGGTCTTTCATATCTAAAACAACTTCCATAATAATAAAGCTTAATAGGTTTTATGGCTGTTTTTTCAAGTTCATTTAAGTATAATCTAGCTATTGGGGCGGTAATTTCAGGTCTTAAAGTTAATTCTCTATTGGATTTATCTTTAAAGTTGTATAGCTGGTCAACAATTTCTTCTCCAGATTTAGTTGTAAATAATTTTAATTCTTCAAATAATGGGGTCTTTACTTCCCTATAACCATAATTTTCAAATATATTTCTTAAGATACTCTGAGCTTCCTTTCTTTCTTGCATTTCATCAAATAAAAAATCCCGTGTACCTCTTGGTTTTGTAAATTCCATTTTACATCTCCACTTCTTTAACCAATTATAGTAAAGTTTTGTATATACAAATTTATATAATCTTTGATAATCTATTAAATTATATATGAATATTCAAGGTAGTACAAAAATCGTTGGTTTAATTGGTCAACCTATTGAACACACTTTTTCACCACCGATGCATAATGCAGCTTTTATGAAATTAGGATTAGATTATGTTTATCTTCCATTTAGTGTTAATCCTATTAATTTAAAATCTGCAATAAGCGGTGCTAAATCATTAAGTATTCAGGGACTAAATGTAACAATTCCACATAAAATAGATGTAATTAAGTATCTAGATGAATTAGATGAAATCGCAAAGCTAATTGGTGCAGTAAATACGATCGATTTTAAAAATTTAAAAGGATACAATACAGATGGGATTGGGGCTATTAAAGCTATTGAAGAAGTATCTAATGTTAAAAATAAAAATGTTATTGTTTCAGGTGCTGGTGGTGCTTCAAGAGCTATTTCATTTTATTTAGCTAAATTTGGTGTTGAATCATTAACAATTTTAAATAGAAATGTTGTAAAAGCAGAAAAATTAGCTAATGATATTTTAAATTCCGATTTGATTGGAAATATTAAAACAGATTCACTTGAAAATATTAGCAAATATTTAACTAAAAGTGATATTTTAATTAACACAACACCGCTAGGAATGAACCCGAGTTTAGAGGCTGTTTCAATAGCTAATGCGAATGATATGCATGAAGATTTAGTAGTATTTGATGCGGTTTATAATCCTAATGAAACAGTTCTATTAAAAGAAGCAATTAAAGCTGGAGCAAAACCTGTTTATGGGATAAAAATGTTATTATATCAAGGTGCAGAAAGTTTTGAGATATGGACAGGTAAAAAAGCACCAATAAAAGCAATGTATGAAAGCCTAATAAAAACACTTAATTTATGATGATATTATGGATTTATTTTTAGATTTAGCAAATATGACAGAGTCGAATGAATTTTCAAAGTCTAAAAAAGGTGTGTTGAAATTTCTTAAAATTATTGGAGTGGATAGTCGCTTTATAAGTTACACTCCAGAAAAAATTTATATTAACAATCTACGTTTTTCTAAATTTTCAAGAAAACGAGAAGATATTTTTAAAAAACAATTTAGTGATATTGAAGTTGTAAGGAACTCCTTATTTCAAAAAATATGCTCAAAATCATCGAAAGTATTATCTGATATTGAACCAAACAGTGTTATTTTAATTCCAAAAAACAATGAATTAATGGAAATTATTTTAGAGCCATATACTCGTAAATACGGTGTTAAATTAGTTTATAGTGGAGGTCATGATTTAATAGCCAATCCTTTAATATTGGATGATGAAGTAAATTCAATTTTTTCAAGTATTTTTAAAGGAGAAGGCATTAATTTTGGAAAAAAAGAAGGTGAAATTTATCCATTTATTAACGTTTCAAAAAAATGGATCAATTCCTTTTTAGAAATGGATAATAAGGAGTGTATTAACGGGTCAAATGGAGATGAGCTAGCTAATTCATTCATGAAATTTTTAGAAGATGTAGTCCCTCAATATAGGGAAAATGTCCTTAAAGCTTCTGAATTTATAGAAGAAAAATTAAAAATTAAACAATGAAGTTTGTTTTGTTGCTTTCTCTTTAGCTTTTTCTTCTTTTATTTCTTCACCCTTATCTTCAGCGACTGGTTCGGCTGAAATAAATCCTTGCATTTGAATTTCTAATTCTTTAGCTCTTTTATCTCTCTCTTCAATTCTCATTTTTCCTTTTTGTTTTTCCATCTTAGTTATAACTTTTTTAGGGATTTTTTTAGATCTAAAACGTTTTATGTCATCATTGTCAAATTCTAAAAAGTCAGAAATTTCCCAAGCTAGTTCATCATTTTTAAACATTATTTCTAAATATGGAAACATAGAAATGGCTATTGAATGTGAAATGTGCATTTTTTGAGACATTTTCTCAGCAATTTTGTCTCTAAGGTTTCTTTTTACCCTATTACGTCCCATTAAAGTGAAAGTTGTTGGAGATGTAATTTTTGTGAATTTTTTATAAGTGTCATGTTTTGAACTGCTAACGCCAATTCCCATAAAATCACTAGCATATTTCCAATAGCCATAGTTTCTAGTGTGCTGTGCTCTTCCAAAATATAAATCTGCCTTTGAA
This Methanobrevibacter oralis DNA region includes the following protein-coding sequences:
- a CDS encoding shikimate dehydrogenase; this translates as MNIQGSTKIVGLIGQPIEHTFSPPMHNAAFMKLGLDYVYLPFSVNPINLKSAISGAKSLSIQGLNVTIPHKIDVIKYLDELDEIAKLIGAVNTIDFKNLKGYNTDGIGAIKAIEEVSNVKNKNVIVSGAGGASRAISFYLAKFGVESLTILNRNVVKAEKLANDILNSDLIGNIKTDSLENISKYLTKSDILINTTPLGMNPSLEAVSIANANDMHEDLVVFDAVYNPNETVLLKEAIKAGAKPVYGIKMLLYQGAESFEIWTGKKAPIKAMYESLIKTLNL
- a CDS encoding ATPase, which codes for MTESNEFSKSKKGVLKFLKIIGVDSRFISYTPEKIYINNLRFSKFSRKREDIFKKQFSDIEVVRNSLFQKICSKSSKVLSDIEPNSVILIPKNNELMEIILEPYTRKYGVKLVYSGGHDLIANPLILDDEVNSIFSSIFKGEGINFGKKEGEIYPFINVSKKWINSFLEMDNKECINGSNGDELANSFMKFLEDVVPQYRENVLKASEFIEEKLKIKQ